One window of the Rhipicephalus sanguineus isolate Rsan-2018 chromosome 4, BIME_Rsan_1.4, whole genome shotgun sequence genome contains the following:
- the LOC119389417 gene encoding protein phosphatase 1D has product MIGLNLRVTGHCNQGGRKYMEDAFVVAYQQTKDKADLEYAYFGIFDGHGGREAALYAKEHLLDAIVKQSDFWSNNDEHVLRAIKHGFLTTHLGMWKEVGKWPKTMSGLPSTSGTTASIGFIRRGKLFIGHVGDSRIVLGSQSMDGENWYGQPLTHDHKPENPREKERIHSVGGLVMNKSGVDRVVWNRPCVGHRGPVRRSTHFDKIPFLAVARSLGDLWSYNYTAGKFVVSPEPDVSVVKLDTRRDRCIVMASDGLWNMVDITEAVRYVQQAERDNEHAFLEAAQAGSQDYQVYNPSKMLVDEALYRWGRVKTRADNTSVVTVMLDPAGPSRNEVLLRQRFLHRLRPREEVRAPEPQAPPSPKPGSLAPDERELSPPRSPSSDPESDEPEGMRGLPRVVILTPKRVYPSISPPSLRAEAMQAESQESRPESMPEPSSESMPEPSVESRPEPSSESRPEPSSESRPEPSSESRPEPSSESRPEPSSESRPEPGSESRPEPSSESRPEPSSESVPEPSSESMPEPRSESMPEPSSESMPEPSWEPNSEPSQEPSSQPECKPPEQEKEASDSREGKNGTAGSHKRRLSFDAETEEVAQKRPHDDSEDEATDAAADNPKGRTRKTRL; this is encoded by the exons ATGATAGGTTTAAATCTACGAGTCACAGGGCACTGTAACCAGGGTGGCCGTAAATATATGGAAGATGCCTTCGTCGTCGCATACCAGCAGACCAAGGACAAGGCAGACCTGGAATACGCGTACTTCGGCATCTTCGACGGTCACGGTGGTCGTGAAGCCGCGCTTTACGCCAAGGAGCATTTGCTCGACGCTATTGTGAAACAAAGCGACTTTTGGTCAAATAACGATGAACACGTGCTGCGTGCCATCAAGCACGGCTTCCTCACAACACATCTTGGCATGTGGAAGGAAGTTG GCAAGTGGCCCAAGACAATGTCAGGTTTGCCAAGTACATCAGGCACAACCGCGAGCATCGGCTTCATTCGAAGGGGCAAGCTGTTCATTGGCCATGTTGGAGATTCACGTATAGTACTTGGAAGTCAAAGTATGG ATGGGGAGAACTGGTACGGGCAGCCACTGACGCATGACCACAAGCCTGAAAACCCACGGGAGAAGGAGCGCATCCACAGTGTGGgtggcctggtcatgaacaagtcTGGGGTGGACCGAGTTGTTTGGAACCGTCCTTGCGTCGGTCACCGTGGCCCTGTCCGGAGGAGCACCCACTTTGACAAGATCCCCTTTCTGGCAGTGGCAAGATCTTTGG GTGACCTGTGGAGCTACAACTACACAGCAGGCAAATTTGTAGTCAGCCCTGAGCCAGATGTGAGTGTCGTAAAGCTGGACACACGCCGAGACCGCTGCATTGTCATGGCCTCGGATGGCTTGTGGAACATGGTGGACATCACTGAGGCCGTTCGATATGTGCAGCAGGCAGAGCGGGACAATGAGCATGCATTCCTTGAAGCTGCCCAGGCTGGTTCG CAAGATTATCAGGTGTACAACCCTTCCAAAATGTTGGTGGATGAAGCCCTGTACCGCTGGGGCCGTGTCAAAACCCGTGCTGACAACACAAGTGTGGTGACAGTGATGCTTGACCCGGCGGGCCCATCGCGCAACGAGGTGCTTCTGCGTCAGCGATTTCTGCACCGACTGCGGCCTAGGGAGGAAGTACGAGCACCAGAGCCACAAGCACCACCATCGCCAAAGCCTGGCTCCCTTGCTCCTGATG AACGAGAGCTGAGCCCACCAAGGTCTCCGTCCAGTGACCCGGAAAGTGATGAGCCAGAAGGAATGCGAGGCCTTCCACGGGTAGTGATCTTGACGCCCAAGCGAGTCTACCCGTCAATTTCGCCACCCTCATTGAGGGCAGAGGCCATGCAAGCAGAAAGCCAAGAATCAAGGCCAGAGTCAATGCCAGAGCCAAGTTCAGAGTCAATGCCAGAGCCCAGTGTGGAGTCGAGGCCTGAGCCCAGTTCGGAGTCAAGGCCAGAGCCCAGTTCGGAGTCGAGGCCAGAGCCCAGTTCGGAGTCGAGGCCAGAGCCCAGTTCGGAGTCGAGGCCAGAGCCCAGTTCGGAGTCGAGGCCAGAGCCCGGTTCGGAGTCGAGGCCAGAGCCCAGTTCGGAGTCGAGGCCAGAGCCCAGTTCGGAGTCAGTGCCAGAGCCAAGTTCAGAGTCAATGCCAGAGCCACGTTCAGAGTCAATGCCTGAGCCAAGTTCAGAGTCGATGCCTGAGCCAAGTTGGGAGCCAAATTCAGAGCCAAGTCAAGAGCCAAGTTCACAGCCTGAATGCAAGCCCCCGGAGCAAGAAAAAGAGGCCAGTGACAGCAGGGAAGGTAAAAATGGCACAGCTGGCAGCCATAAACGGCGACTGTCGTTCGACGCCGAGACTGAAGAAGTAGCCCAGAAGCGACCCCACGATGACAGCGAAGACGAGGCAACAGATGCAGCTGCTGATAATCCCAAAGGGCGCACGCGCAAAACAAGACTATGA